A region of the Flavobacteriales bacterium TMED191 genome:
AATATCATATATTAAAATACTAATATCAGAAACTGATAACAATTCAAAATCTAAATTAATTTCATTTTTAGAGGGATTTGGATACAAATCAATTATTGGTTCAGCTAATTCATTAGTTGATGAAATATTATACTCCCCTACTCTAAAATAATCTGTTAATTCAGTTCCAAAATCATCTTGATAATACTTAAAAAAACCACCTGGAATATTTTTTAATCTAGCATATCCAGATCCATCATTATTTGCCCACCAAGTAAGACCATCTTCATTATTATATTGATTCCCTCCTGTATCTAAAATTTGAAATTTATAACAACCTGGATCTAACTGCATAGTATCTTTATAGATTGTATTAGCAGACATATTTGATCTAGAAAAAATTAAATTCCCTAGATTATCGCTTAATTCATACGAACTTTCATTTGGCACATCATTAGTCTTAAACCATATTGCAAATGTACTAGGGTATTCTTCTACAAACTCATAATCTGAATACAATATATCATTTATTGTATAATCATCTTCAGGCTGATAATTAGGCATATTTATTCGTGCATAAAATGATAGATTTTGGTCCCAAGAATACCAATTAATTGGAGGCAAATAAATCATTTCTGTTTCACCAAAAGCTAAATTACCCTCCCACAAATAAGTGTTTGGATCATATCCATCAAAACCATATACAATATAAGCACTAGTTAAATCTTCTATCCCTTGGTTTTTTATTTTTACAATAGGACTAGAGCAAGTTGGATTAAACCT
Encoded here:
- a CDS encoding T9SS C-terminal target domain-containing protein yields the protein RFNPTCSSPIVKIKNQGIEDLTSAYIVYGFDGYDPNTYLWEGNLAFGETEMIYLPPINWYSWDQNLSFYARINMPNYQPEDDYTINDILYSDYEFVEEYPSTFAIWFKTNDVPNESSYELSDNLGNLIFSRSNMSANTIYKDTMQLDPGCYKFQILDTGGNQYNNEDGLTWWANNDGSGYARLKNIPGGFFKYYQDDFGTELTDYFRVGEYNISSTNELAEPIIDLYPNPSKNEINLDFELLSVSDISILIYDISGRIVFSENLYDTNTHFMSIGLDDFRDGIYNCVIQTGDDLYNKKIIVIK